One Polaribacter reichenbachii genomic window, AATTTGCTTCTAATCCTAAAGTAGATGTACTTTGCTCTGATCTTGTTAAATCTACTAAAGTACCATTTACAAAACCTTGAGTGATTTTTATTCTGTCTTTTAAGTTTACATAATAAGCAGCTAAAGAACCAGATAATCTTTCTGTACCTAATTTTGCTCCAACTTCAAATTGTGTAATTTTTTCTGAATCGTAGTTTGTATTTGGTATCCCAGCAACTGGTGCAAAACCTCTAATTTGTGGAAAGAAAAACCCTCTAGAAAAGTTTGCATATAAGTTTACATTATCTGTTAAATTATGCAATGCTGCTAATGATAATGCCCAATCTGTAGCTTCTACATCTGCTCTTACAAAACTACCATCTGCATATTGTACGTTTGCTAAATCTGCTGTTAAAGTAGCATCATCATACACTGTACTGCTTACAATATTACCTTTGCTAAAAGTACCTTTTGTACTTTCTATTCTTATACCAGCATCAAAACGCCATTTATCAAAAACCATTTCATCCGTTAAATAAAATGCAGTTTTAGATTGCGATAAGAAGTTGTTAGAAGTCATACCAATTCTGTTATATAAACCACCCTCTGAATAAGTTACATTATTACCACTAGCATTTACATAACTTAAATTTACCAAACGAGGATTATTATTAAATTCTGATAAAACTCTGTATTGATAATTTACATCTTCTGCTTCTGTTCTTGCTAAATAAACACCTGCAGTTATGTTATGACTACCAGCATCTGTTTCTACTGTTTTTGTTAAAGATGCTTCACCAGAATAATCTGTCATTGGTCTTAAACGATCTATATGTAAATTTTCTACCACTAAATCATTTGCATTTACAGCACCAATTCCTCCTTGATATTGTGCTGTATAACCTAAGTTACCTGGAGCCACATTGTTAATATAATCACCTAAAGTTAAAGGATTATTGTAAGTTCCATTTCCACCAACATACAATGCAAAATTATGTTTATAGCTTGCATATTTTACTTTGGATTTAAACTTTAAATCATCAGCAAAATTATAGTTAAAATCTGCCATTACATATCCGCCTTGGGTAGAAACACCATCTTCAATTGGACTTTCGTAAGCACCACCTGCAGTTAAAAAAGAAGTATTTGCTAACTGACCAGATAATAATTGAGAAACAGCTTCACCATCATTACCTGCAATTCTATTTCTGTTACCATCTAAAGGTAAAGGCATAAAAAATTGCGCATTATCATTAATCATTTGTCCATGAACTGTAAAAGAACCATTTTCGAATTTCTTTTTAATATTTGCTCTAAACTGTACCCCTTTTGTTGGCATACCAGTTTCAATTGGTCCATCATCTTTTCTTACAAAACCTGTAAATGCATAGTAAGTATTAGAATCTTCGCCACCTAATTTACCACCTGTGTAAAAATCAGTTTTTAATCTTCCTTTGTCTGCCCATTCAACATTTATTAGGTTTTCGTCATTAGAATCACCGGTTTTACTTGTGTAGTTAATGATACCTGCTACAGAACCTGCACCATATAAAACAGCTGCTCCACCTCTTACAAATTCAACTCCTTTAAAACCAACATCTGGTCTTGCATACACATCGTGTGCAGAAGAGTTTAATCCGAAAGTACTCATTAACGGCATTCCATCATATTGTAAAGGGTTAAATACATACTGACCACCAGAGGGTAAACCTCTTACAAAAACGTTAGAAGCTGTTTCACCTCCACCACCTTCTGCAGTAATACCAGGAATACTTCTAATGATGTCTGCTTGTGAATTTGCAGATAGTTTAGTAATCTCTTTTTGTTTTACAGAACTAATAGACATTGGTGTTTCTTTTTGAGATCTAAAAGTTGCAGATGCTGTTAAAACTACTTCATCTAATTGAGCTCCTCCTTCTTCTAAAACAACATTTACAGTTAAAGAAGATCCATCTAAATTTACTGCTTTTTCAAAAGTCTTATACCCAATATAAGATACTTGTAAAGTTTGATTTCCAGTACTTGTTGTTGTAAAGTTAAAATTCCCATCAAAATCAGAAGATCCACCAGAAGTGGTTCCTTTAATTATAACACTTGCACTAGGTATTGGATTACCAGAAGTGTCTTTTATTGAACCTTTAACAACAGTCTGCGCTTGCATTGCAGAAAAGCCAATAATGCAAATTAATGTTAGTAATATTTTTTTCATGTTTTAAGAATTAGTTAATTATGAAGTAAATTTATTGACAAATACATTATTTTTTTACTGTTTTATTACGAAAATACAACGCAAACGTTTGCGGGAACGTTTGTTTTATTTACTTTTATGAAATTAATATTATTTTTTATGAAAAAAGAGGTTACAACACTAAAAAAAATAGCCCAACTACTTGAAGTTTCCACATCTACAGTTTCTAGAGCTTTAAATAATCATCCAGATATTAGTGAAGAAACAGCTATCAAAGTAAAAAAATTAGCAAAAAAACTGAACTATATGCCAAATATTTTTGCAAAAGGATTTAGGCAACATAGAACAAATATTATTGGTGTAATTGTACCTAATATACTTTCTTATTTTACATCATCTATATTAAAAGAAATACTACTACAAGCAGAAACAAAAGGCTATAGGGTTATTATTTCTGAATCTAATAATGATATTAAAAAAGAAAAAGAAATGTTACATACTATGCTTCAATTTGGGGTAGATGGAATTTTAATGTCTTTAACAAAACACACTGTTGATGTTGAACCCATTTTATATGCATTAAATCAAAAACCATTAATTCTGTTTGATAAAGTTTCTAGAAAAGTGCCTTGCACTCAAATAATTATTAATGGTGAAGAAGCTGCTTTTAACGCTGTAGAACATTTAATTAATATTGGTAAAAAACGAATTGCAATTCTTAAAGAGTTTGAACAATCTTACAATTCTGAAAAACGTTTTCAAGGTTATTTAAGAGCTTTAAAAACAAATAATATTCCTGTGGATGAAAAACTAATCTTAAGTACAGATGATATTTCTTTAAAAAAAGGAAGAAGATTAACAAGCCAATTAATTAGTTTAAAAGATAAACCAGATGCCATTTTTTCTATTACAGATGCTGCAGCAATTGGTGCTATACAAACCTTAAAAAAATTCAATTTTAAAATTCCTGATGAAATTGCTGTAATTGGTTTTAGTAACTCACTAAGCTCAACAATTGTAGAGCCTAAACTTACAACTATAGATCAGCCAGGTAATAGAATTGGAGAAATGGCAGTAAAATACATCATCGAAGAAATTGAAGAACCAAAAGAAAATTCGACAAGTAAAACCATAGAAATTAAGACCAATTTAATTATTAGAGACTCTACTTTACTGTCTATTTAAAGGATTTTTTCTATAACATAAATCTCTAAACTTCTAAAGCAGTTTTATTTAACTGTTTTAGAAATCAATTTAATAACAAATAAGTTACCCTAATTAAACCATTTGTATTACTTACTATCAAAATAAAACTTGACCTTTAAAGTTTAAAACAAACTTTAAAATGAAAAAATTATATTTATTCGTTTCAATAATTTTATTGAGTTTATTTATCAGCTGTAAAAAAGAAGCACCAAATAACACAACAGATAAAGAAATTCAAGAACCAAAATTTGCTTGGAATAATACTTCTTTTACCATTAATGAAAGAGTAAATAAGTTAATTGCAGAAATGACATTAGAGGAAAAAGTTTCTCAAATGTTAGATGTTTGTCCTTCTATTGAACGCTTAGGAATTCCTGAATACAATTGGTGGAATGAAGCTTTACATGGAGTTGCAAGAAATGGTAGAGCAACCGTTTTTCCGCAAGCAATAGGTTTAGGGGCTACTTTTGATCCGGATTTAATTTTAAAAGTTGGTACTGTAATTTCTGATGAAGCTAGAGCAAAGTATAATGAAGCCATTAAAATTAATAACAGAAGTAGATATGCTGGTTTAACTTTTTGGTCGCCAAACGTAAATATTTTTAGAGATCCAAGATGGGGTCGTGGACAAGAAACTTATGGAGAAGACCCTTTTTTAACCAGTAAAATTGGAGTTTCTTTTGTAAAAGGTTTACAAGGCGATGATCCTAATTATATAAAAGCTGCAGCCTGTGCAAAACATTATGCTGTACATTCTGGACCAGAAGAATTTAGACACAGTTTTAATGCTGTTGTTAATAAAAAAGATTTATTCGAAACTTATTTGCCTGCTTTTGAAGCTTTAGTAAAAGAAGGAAATGTAGAAGGTGTTATGGGTGCATACAACAGAACTTTAGGAGAACCTTGTTGTGGAAGTCCCTATTTATTGCAAGATATTTTAAGAGAAGATTGGGGTTTTAAAGGTTACATCGTTTCAGATTGTGGTGCAATTGCAGATTTTCATAGATTTCATAAAGTAACTCAAACTCCAGAAGAATCTGCTGCTTTAGCCTTAAAAAGCGGAACAAATATTAACTGTGGTAATGTGTATAAAGTTTTAGAAAACGCATTAAATCAAGGTTTAATTACTTTAGAACTATTAGATACAAGATTAAAAGAAAACTTAATAACACGCTTTAAATTAGGAATGTTCGATCCTATAGGTACAAATCCTTATGATCATATAACTGCGGATGTTGTTGACTCTAAAGAACACAGAAAAATTGCTTTAGAAGCGGCTCAAAAATCGATTGTTTTACTAAAAAACAAGAACAATATTTTACCTTTAAAAAAGGACATTAGAACCTTATATGTTGTTGGCCCAAATGCTTCTAACGAAGAAGTTTTATTGGGTAATTACTACGGATTAACAAGTAATACACAAACTATTTTAGACGGAATTGTGGGTAAAGTTAGTCCAGGAACAAGTATCAATTACAAATCTGGAGTGTTGCCTTTTAGAGAAAATGTAAATCCTATTGATTGGTCTACAGGAGAAGCAGGAGAATCTGATGTTTGTATTGCAGTTATGGGAATTTCTGCACTTTTAGAAGGTGAAGAAGGTGAAGCAATTGCCTCTAGCGAAAAAGGTGACAGAACAGGAATTAAACTTCCAGAAAATCAAATTAATTACATTAAAAAAATTAGAAGTAAAACCAAAAAACCAATTGTTTTGGTGTTAACTGGTGGTAGCCCAATTGCAATTCCTGAATTGTATGATTTAGTAGATGCAGTTTTATTTGTTTGGTATCCAGGAGAAGAAGGTGGTACTGCTGTTGCAGATGTTATTTTTGGTGATGTTTCTCCTTCTGGAAAACTACCCATTACTTTTCCTAAATCTGTAAGTCAATTACCTGCTTACGAAGATTATAATATGAAAGGTAGAACATACAAGTATATGAAAGAAGAACCTTTATTTCCTTTCGGATTTGGTTTAACTTATACCAATTTTGAATATAAAGATTTACAAATAAATGATAATTATAAAACCACAGTTACTATTTCTAACACAGGTAAAGCTGATGCAGAAGAAGTGGTGCAATTGTATATCAGTTCTCCTTTGGCTGGCGAGAAAGATCCTATTTACGATTTAAAAGCATTTAAACGTGTATTTGTAAAAGCAGGAACATCAAAAACCATCACTTTTAATTTATCTAAAGATAGTTTTCATCAATTTAATGAAGGTGGTAGTAAAGTTATCAGAAAAGGAGCTTATCAACTTTATGTAAATGGCGCTTTACCATCAGAAAGAAGTGAACTTCTAGGAAGTTCTAAAGCCATAAAAACAACAATAAACTTTTAAAAATCAACATTAAATCATTATGAAAAAAATACTATTTGCTGTTTTAGCATTTTCTTTAATTATTACAAGTTGTAAGGCAAAACAAGAAGTTAAAATTATAAAAAAAGAAAAAAAGAAAGTTTTAATTTTTTCTAAAACCAATGGCTGGCGACATAAATCTATAGAAGCAGGAATTGCAGCTATTAAAAAATTAGGTATAGAAAATAATTTTTTAGTAGAAGCAACAGAAGATTCATTGCAATTCAATTATCAGAATTTAAAAAAATACAAAAGCATTATTTTTTTAAATACTACAGGTAATATTTTAAACACAGTACAAGAAAAAGATTTTGAAAAATATATACATGAAGGTGGTGGTTTTGTAGGTATTCACTCAGCTTCAGACACTGAATACAAATGGCCTTTTTACGCAGAAATGATTGGCGCTCAATTTAAATCGCATCCAAAACAGCAAAAGGCTAAATTAATTGTTCATAAAGAAACAAATCATCCTGCAATAGCACATTATGGTGATTCTTTTGAACATTTTGATGAATGGTACAACTTTAAAAAACCAGTAGCTAAACACGTAAATGTGTTATTAGAATTAGATGAAAGTTCGTATTCTGGCGAAAGAATGGGAACAAAACATGCTATTGCTTGGTATCATCATTATGAAGGTGGTCGTGTTTTTTATACAGGAATGGGACATGGAAAAGGTACTTTTTTAGATGCAAAATTTATACAACATTTAAAAGAAGGAATTTTATGGTCTATGGATAAAACAGATGTTGCAATCAACAAAAACGGAGAAGATTTACTAGATTCAGATTTATCTAAATGGGATGTTTGGATGGGAGCTGTACACCCAAGTGTTGATATTGATTTCGAAAAATCTAAAAATGTAAATACAGGAAAACCAATGGGATTAAACAATGATCCTAAAAAAGTTTTTTCTGTAATTAAAGAAAATGGCGAAAATGTTTTAAAAATTACGGGTGAAATTTACGGTGGTTTAACTACCAAAAACGTCTATGGAAATTATCATTTTACTACTCAATTTAAATGGGGAGAAAAAAAGTGGGAACCTCGATTAAAAAGTAAAAGAGATAGTGGAATTTTATACCACGCCCAAGGTGTTCATGGTGCTTTTTGGAACGTTTGGATGGCTAGTTTAGAATACCAAGTGCAAGAAAGTGATTGTGGCGATTTTATAGCTCTAGGTAATGTTTATGGTGATACTCCTGTTGAAGAAAAAACTCGTAAAAATGGTAAAAAATATTTTGTGTACCATCCAAAAGGTAAAGTAACTCCTTTAAAATGGGGTAAAAATTTTAAAGCAGGCCAAGCTAGTAAATCTTCTTTACACGAAAACCCAAATGGAGAATGGAATACCTTAGAAATTTACTGCTTAGGCACAGAAAGTATTCACTTGGTAAATGGTCATGTCGTAAACCGAGTTAAGAATGCAAAATATGATATTGGAGGCCAAACAATTGCTATTGATAAAGGTAAAATTCAGATACAATCTGAAGCTGCTGAAGTTTATTATAAGAACATAAAAATTACACCTATAACTAAATTTCCAACAATATTAAATGGCCTATAATTATCTGATAAATAAATTTTTACATTATGATAAAAATCATACTAAACCCTGTTTATTTTAAATAATTTTAGCTTTAAACTAAAAAAAATAATAATGAAATTTTTAAAAACGACTACGCTAATACTAATTATTTCTCTATCATTATTTTCTTGTAAAACAAGCAAAAAAGAAGCAGAAACTGCAACAAAAAAGTATACTGCAGATTGGGAATCGTTAAAACAACACGAAACACCTGAATGGTTTTTAGACGCCAAATTTGGTATTTATTGTCATTGGGGACCTTATTCTGTACCAGAATATGAAAACGAATGGTATGCACACTGGATGTATGTTAACAAAGATAATCCTGAAGCTAAAAATGGTGAAGCTAGTAGATTTTACAAATATCATACAGAAAAATATGGATCGCTAGACAAATTTGGTTACAAAGATTTTATACCAATGTTTAAAGCAGAAAAATTTGATGCTGCAGAATGGGCAGATTTATTTCAAAAAGCAGGAGCTAAATTTGCGGGGCCAGTTTCTGAACACGCAGATGGTTTTGCAATGTGGGACAGTGATTTAACAAAATGGGATGCAAAAGAAATGGGACCAAAACGTGATGTTATGGGTGAATTATCTGCAGAAATTCGTAAACGTGATATGAAGTTTATTGCAACTTTTCATAGACAATGGTTGTATGGATGGTTCCCAACTTGGGATGAAACTACGGATGCTTCAGATCCAAAATATGCTGGCTTATATGGTCCAAAAGTAAAAAAAGGTGATTTTCAATATCCATATAATCCACACGAAATTGATGAAGGCGTTGAAAGATATTATCCGCTTGCTGATAAAGCATTCAATGACGAATGGCTAAACAGATTAAAAGAAATTATTAATAAATACAACCCAGATTTGGTTTGGTTTGATAATAAAATGGATGTTGTAAGTGAAGAACATAGAAAAGAATTTCTAGAGTTCTACTATAATCACGCAGAAAAAAATAATCAAGAAGTAGTATCAACCTATAAATTTTATGATTTTGCAAAAGGAACCGCTGTTTTAGATTTAGAACGTTCTAGAATGAAAGAAAAACAACCTTTCCCTTGGTTAACTGATGATTCTATAGACTGGAAGTCTTGGTCTCATATTAGCAATCCTAGGTATAAATCTACAAATAGATTAATCGACTTTTTAGTTGATGTTGTAAGTAAAAACGGTGCAGTTTTATTAAATATTACTCCAAGAGCAGATGGTACAATTCCTGAACCTGTTAAAGAACGCCTATTAGAAATGGGACAATGGTTAAAAATAAATGGTGAAGCCATTTACGGTACCAGAACTTTTGATATTTATGGAGAAGGTGATGCAGCAATTGTAGAAGGCCATTTAAGCGAAGAAAAAAATGCAGATAATACATCAAAAGACATTCGTTTTACAACTAAAGGAGACATATTATATGCAACTGTTTTAGACTGGCCAAAAGATGGTGAATTAAAAATAAGATCACTTAAAGAAGGAAGTGAATTGTACCAAAACGAAATTTCTTCAATAGAAATGTTAGGTAATAAAGGTGAATTAGAATTTAATAGAAATCAACAAAATTTAGTAATTAAATTACCAAATAAAGTAGGTAATTTTGCTTATTCTTTTAAAATAACACCTAAAAAATAGATTTAAATAACCGATTATTATTAGATAGTAAGCGAAGCTTAAAAAATTAATAAGATTCTTACTTATTATAAGTATCATAAACAAAAAAAGAGGCTTCTAGCAAAGTCTCTTTTTTTGTCTTTAAATATTTAATATGTTTATTAAAACTGCATAAAACTGTAGTTTTATAGCTAAAAAAAAGCCTAGAAATACTAAGGTCATATATACCTAACAATGTAATGTAGTAGAATGATAAACATAAGTAAATAAAAGCTTCTAAGACTAAATTAGCTCAAAAAATTAAGTAAAATGTAGGCATAAAAAAACTTGTGAAGTTACCCTCACAAGTTTCTAAATACATATTAATTAAAACAATAAACTTCTATCTCTCGTCTACTTCCATAATACGAATATCATCTATGTATAAGGTACCAGTACCATTATGTCTTAAATAAAATTCATAATCATTTGCAGTAGCTCCTGCTGTATATCTACCACCTGGACTAACTGTTACCCAAGTATCAGCTGCAGCACCTGCAACTACATTATTCCAAAATTGGTTTTTGGTTGATCCATCTTGAGCTATCCATGGACCATTCATATTTATAACTGAACCAGGTGTTTTGTAAATTTTATATTCAATTTGATAAACTCTTCCTGAAACAAGAGAATATTGATCAATTAAATTTGTAAAACCAGACCAATTTCCAGATGCAGTAACTTCGAATTTTAAACTTGTAGTTCCACTCGCAGCAACATCTGTAGATGGTGACACACTTGTTGTAGACATATCTTTACCATCTGTAGTTACAGCAACCCAATTTGTACCTCCGTCTTCAAAGTCATATAAAACAGCTTCATGTTGAAACATTTTTACTGTAGTTGTACCAAAAGCAACAGGGCTTCTTGTATCTGTAGACTCAAGAGTTCCATTCCCATCATAAGCTACAGTAATAACGTCATTTCTATAAATAGGTTCGTTGAAGTTTAAATCAAGGAATGTAGCATCATCACTATTAATAGTTAAACTAAAATTAGTTGTAGCTGTACCGTTTAAAGTAACTGCAAAGTACTGTTCTTGATTTGCAAACGGACTAAATTCACCATTAAATGGTATTTGAATGGTTTGGTCTTCTAATTCATTAATATCACCAGTTAACACAAATGGTTGACTTGATGGAATTACTTTAATTGGAGCCGTAATTTTTAAAGTTGCAGAACTAGAAGGTATGTTATTCGCTTGTCTTCTAATAATTACATTATTATCTGTAAAAGTTCCTAATTTCTTTAAAATAATTGATGGATTCTGCTCTAAGCTCACAGAACCTGCAACATTCCATTGCCAAGCATCTGGTCTACCAATTGTTGTTTCATCAAAAAAGTCTAAAGAATCTCCTGCCTCAACATAAATTGTATCTTGCCCAACGTGATTTAAAACCACACCTTTCTGTTCAATTCTAATTTCTGGAACAATTTTATCGTAAACATCTACAATAAAAGTAGTATCAATAACCCATAAATTACCTTCTTGTTTAGAACCATATCTTAATCCATCTGGTCCTCGAAAAGTAACACTATCTGGAAAAGTATTGTACAATCTTACAGACTGTAAGCCTGATTCTTTAAACCAAACACTTATTGTTTTATCTTCTGTAGAACCAGAACCAGCAATAAATTCGTTTGTAATTGAATCTAAACGCCCTATTGGGTGTTTTAAAAAGTAATTCCCAGCACCAATTTCCCATTTATGACTTAATGAACTCTGTGATAAGTCAGAAAAAGTAATATAATCATTTATTCTAGCATCTAACACACCTTCAGTATCATTAATATACCAAGCTACGTCAGAAAATGAATTAGGCGCTTCATACTCTTCATTGTTATTTGTACAAGCCACAAAAAGCAAGCCCATAACAATAAGAAAAGTGGCAAAAAATTTAATTTTAATATTTGTTTTTTTCATCTCTTTAATTTTAATATTTATAACAAGTTATTGTTAAATTACTGACCTTCATAAAGTCTTGGGTTAGCAGTTTCTTCACTGTTTGGTATTGGCCAATACGCATGAAGCGCTTCTACATAGTTACCTGAAGCTTCTACAAACTCTTTCCAAACTGTATGTGGTCCACCAGCATCTAAAGTTGTAGGCACATCACTTAAAATAGAACTCCATCTTGTAGAAGGTTCACCTTTTTCTGTTTCATAATAGTAATGATCTCTATAATAAACCCTTGTAGATAAATCTTGGAAACGTTCTTTAGTGATTCCCCATCTACGTAAATCTAAAGTTCTAATTGCATGTCCTTCTGCAGATAATTCTAATGGTCTTTCTACATACATTAAATGCTCCATCAAAGAATTAGCATCGTAAGTAATATTATCATGATCGTTACCTGGGTATTCTCCAGTACCATCTAAACCTAATAAACGCACTCCAGAACGTCTTCTAACTCTATTAATATAGACTAATGCTTCATCTACTCCTGCTCCATTATTACCTCCTTCAATTAAACATTCAGCATACATTAAATAAACATCAGCTAAACGAATTAAACGCACGTTAACACCAGATCTTGGTGTAGTAGTAAAAAATGTAGCGTCTTGCTCCGTTTCTACAACATCCCAGTTTGTATATTTTCTCCAGTAAGAATGTTCATTATTATTAAAAGCGGTTGCTTGTGCTGTTGTTTTTTGATAATATTCTGCATCTTCATCATTAACTAAAGCAATAGAAGCAGAAGTACGTAAAGAAAAAATTCTTGGTCCTGTTTCATAAACTACATCTCCATTTGTATCAGTTTCTGGTAAACCATTAGCTAAACGTTTAACTCTTGTAACTGTGTTTCTTGGATCTTGCATATCTAAAGGATCTTTTTGATACTCGATATTTAACCAAAGTGCTGGATATGCACTTCTATAACCACCAACTGGGCTAAAAGAAAAGTTTAAGTTATTAGAGGTTTGCTCATCATCATTTATACCAATATCATCTTTATGATTAATAGAATAAGGCACCTCTAAAATAGACTCTTCATTAAACTCATCTCTAGTTGTAAAGTTACTTCCAATATCTGGTGTTAAACTATAATTATAATCTTCTATAACAGATTTAAAATATTCTGCAGCCATAGCGTAATCTCCATCATATAAATAACTTTTACCCATTAAAGCTGTTGCTGCACCTGCAGTAAAACCTCCTAAACTAGTAACGTTTTTTGGTAAATTTTCTTCTGCAAATTTAAGATCTGCTAAGTAAAATTGTTGAATTTGATCTTCTGGTGCTACTGGTTGATAAAAATCTTCTTCAGATTGTGGCACATAATCGAAAAGTGGTACAGAACCATTATTAAAACTACTATGCAAATAGAAGTAAAACAAACCTCTTAAACCTCTTGCTTGTGCTAATATTAATGTTGCTGTTTCAGTATCAGTTTCACCAAAACCTGACATCAACTTTTCTGTATTTACGATTACTTGGTTTGCTCTAAAAATACCTTCATACAAAGCTTCCCATTTTCCGTTTGGTGCTCCAGAAGAATTGTTAAAAGTTTGCAACCAATATACATTACTTGTATTTGGTCTTCCCCAACCTGGAAAAGTCATATCACTTCTATTTAACTCATCTACTGCTCTAACTATGTTTATGTTTTTATAAGAATTGTAAACGGCAACTAAACCCGTTTGTAAATCATTAATGTTTTTCCAAAAACTAGCCGTTGATAATTCATTAGGATTTACCTCATCAAGAAAATCATCACTACATGAAGTTCCTGTAACAGCAAAAACTAACAAAAGTATAATACTATTGTAAATATTTTTTTTCATGTCTTTAACTTTTTGTTTATCTCTATTTAATATTTTTTTATTTCTCATCGTGTAAAAGTTTAAATTTTAATTAAAATGAGAATTGTGCTCCTACTCTAAAACTAGAACTTACAGGATAATTACCCCTATCTAAACCTCTTGTTGCTAATGAGCTTGTACCTACCTCAGGATCATAACCAGTATAATTAGTTATAGTTAATGGATTTTGAGCAGATACGTATAAACGTATTTTACTTAATCCTGAAGGTTCTATATACTTTTTGTTAATAGTATAACCTAAAGTAATATTCTTAAGTCTTACAAATGTTGCATCTTCTAACCAATAGTCTGTATACCCTCTTGCATTTGCATGATCTCTACCTCTAAATGTTGGAATATTAGAATCTGGATTTGCAGGAGACCACATATGTACTAAATCTTGGTGATTACCCATTTTGTAAGCATATGCTTTACTACCATTCATAATCTCGCCATTAAAAGCGCCATACCATTGCATTGCCAAATCGAAACCTTTATAACGAGCTCCAAAGTTAAAACCTACTGTAAAAGCTGGGTTACCACTACCTGCAAATTGACGGTCGTTTAAATCAATAACACCATCACCTGCATCTGCAACTCCATCTCCATCAGTATCTTCTGTTAAAGCATCTACATATCTTAAATCTCCTAAATTAGCATTACCACCAACCATTGGGTTATAAGCATCTAATTCTTCTTGAGTTTTAATAATACCATCCGTTTTAATTAAAAAGAAAGACCCTGCTTCATAACCTTCTGCTACAACAGAAACTAAATCTTCATTTGGTACACCTTGTACAACTGTACTATTAGAAAGATATAATACTTTGTTAGCACCAGCCATTTTTGTTACTTCATTTTTATTTTTAGTAAACGTTGCTCCAGCATTCCAAGAGAATTTTC contains:
- a CDS encoding ThuA domain-containing protein, whose translation is MKKILFAVLAFSLIITSCKAKQEVKIIKKEKKKVLIFSKTNGWRHKSIEAGIAAIKKLGIENNFLVEATEDSLQFNYQNLKKYKSIIFLNTTGNILNTVQEKDFEKYIHEGGGFVGIHSASDTEYKWPFYAEMIGAQFKSHPKQQKAKLIVHKETNHPAIAHYGDSFEHFDEWYNFKKPVAKHVNVLLELDESSYSGERMGTKHAIAWYHHYEGGRVFYTGMGHGKGTFLDAKFIQHLKEGILWSMDKTDVAINKNGEDLLDSDLSKWDVWMGAVHPSVDIDFEKSKNVNTGKPMGLNNDPKKVFSVIKENGENVLKITGEIYGGLTTKNVYGNYHFTTQFKWGEKKWEPRLKSKRDSGILYHAQGVHGAFWNVWMASLEYQVQESDCGDFIALGNVYGDTPVEEKTRKNGKKYFVYHPKGKVTPLKWGKNFKAGQASKSSLHENPNGEWNTLEIYCLGTESIHLVNGHVVNRVKNAKYDIGGQTIAIDKGKIQIQSEAAEVYYKNIKITPITKFPTILNGL
- a CDS encoding alpha-L-fucosidase, with amino-acid sequence MKFLKTTTLILIISLSLFSCKTSKKEAETATKKYTADWESLKQHETPEWFLDAKFGIYCHWGPYSVPEYENEWYAHWMYVNKDNPEAKNGEASRFYKYHTEKYGSLDKFGYKDFIPMFKAEKFDAAEWADLFQKAGAKFAGPVSEHADGFAMWDSDLTKWDAKEMGPKRDVMGELSAEIRKRDMKFIATFHRQWLYGWFPTWDETTDASDPKYAGLYGPKVKKGDFQYPYNPHEIDEGVERYYPLADKAFNDEWLNRLKEIINKYNPDLVWFDNKMDVVSEEHRKEFLEFYYNHAEKNNQEVVSTYKFYDFAKGTAVLDLERSRMKEKQPFPWLTDDSIDWKSWSHISNPRYKSTNRLIDFLVDVVSKNGAVLLNITPRADGTIPEPVKERLLEMGQWLKINGEAIYGTRTFDIYGEGDAAIVEGHLSEEKNADNTSKDIRFTTKGDILYATVLDWPKDGELKIRSLKEGSELYQNEISSIEMLGNKGELEFNRNQQNLVIKLPNKVGNFAYSFKITPKK
- a CDS encoding RagB/SusD family nutrient uptake outer membrane protein — encoded protein: MKKNIYNSIILLLVFAVTGTSCSDDFLDEVNPNELSTASFWKNINDLQTGLVAVYNSYKNINIVRAVDELNRSDMTFPGWGRPNTSNVYWLQTFNNSSGAPNGKWEALYEGIFRANQVIVNTEKLMSGFGETDTETATLILAQARGLRGLFYFYLHSSFNNGSVPLFDYVPQSEEDFYQPVAPEDQIQQFYLADLKFAEENLPKNVTSLGGFTAGAATALMGKSYLYDGDYAMAAEYFKSVIEDYNYSLTPDIGSNFTTRDEFNEESILEVPYSINHKDDIGINDDEQTSNNLNFSFSPVGGYRSAYPALWLNIEYQKDPLDMQDPRNTVTRVKRLANGLPETDTNGDVVYETGPRIFSLRTSASIALVNDEDAEYYQKTTAQATAFNNNEHSYWRKYTNWDVVETEQDATFFTTTPRSGVNVRLIRLADVYLMYAECLIEGGNNGAGVDEALVYINRVRRRSGVRLLGLDGTGEYPGNDHDNITYDANSLMEHLMYVERPLELSAEGHAIRTLDLRRWGITKERFQDLSTRVYYRDHYYYETEKGEPSTRWSSILSDVPTTLDAGGPHTVWKEFVEASGNYVEALHAYWPIPNSEETANPRLYEGQ